The DNA segment GCTCCCCAACACACACCGCCGCCGAGGCGCATAGGCGCGTCCGTAGCTGGGGCCCCCACATTCAACGATGGTATTTTTCAGCGAAAGCCCCTAATTCCTAATGACTTTGTAGCGAACGGCGGGATTTGGGGGTCTAAGCGGTGCGACGGAACCTTGAGCGGGACAGGAAGTTAAGTGATATCAGTGACTTACGTTGAGGCGCGCTCGGGAGCGACGAATTCTTGACCTACTTGTCAATTACTTGACCAGGCCTTCCTTCGTGTTCTCTCTGTCGGCCTTCGTGTCCCTTGTGTTGAGGTCTCTGTTTCTTGCCCGCCGGCAAGTCGTGTCACCCATGGGCCGAACTGGTATAGTGCTCCCAACTTTTTTCGATGGGAGCCGCACTCATGCCAAAGAGCGTGAACAAAGTCATATTGGTAGGCCATCTGGGCAAGGATCCGGAGGTCAAGTACACCCCCAGCGGAACCGCAGTGGCCAAGTTCAGCCTGGCCACCAACGAGCGCTACAAGGACAAGGAAGGCAACTGGCAAGACCGCACCGAGTGGCACAACATCGTGGCCTGGCAACGGACCGCCGAGATCGCCGGCGAGTACCTGAAGAAGGGCCGTCAAGTGTACATCGAAGGACGCCTGCAGACCCGCTCCTGGGACGACAAGGAGAGCGGCCAGAAGAAGTACATGACCGAAATCGTCGCCCAGGACCTGGTCCTGCTGGGCGGCGGCGGCGGCGGCGGGCGCGGTGAAGGTGAAGAGGGCGGCGGCGGACGGTCTCGCAGCGCCTCTGCCGGCATGGACCAGCGCCCGCAGCAGGAAGAAGCTCACCAGGGCACGGGCATCACGGACGAGGACATCCCGTTCTGAACATCAGTAACCGGTACTCGGTCCCCAGCACTCAGCGATGATTCCCGCGGCGTTGACGTTTTGCCATGGTGCGGGTCTAACGAGGGAATGCTCGCCGTTCCCTGCCTCAAGAAGAATCCATTCGATCAAGGAGACTCTCATGACCCGGACTCTCCGCTGTCTCTCGCTCATCTTGCTGCTTTCGACCCTCTCCTTTTCCGCCGACAAGCCCGCAGCTCCTGTCCTGCGCCCAGCCGACAATCTGGTAGTGAATGGCGTGCCCGACGTGCCCCAATCCATCGCCGAGCAGGTCGGACGCTACAGCGAATTCCGCGGGGCAGCGCCCACCAGCTGGCACCCGCTGCGGCGCGAGATGATCATCGCCACCCGCTTCGCCGATACCTCGCAGGCGCACCTGGTGAAGATGCCGGGCGGCGCGCGCACCCAGCTCACCTTCTTCCCGGAAAACGTCTTTGGCGGGCGCTTCGAGCCGACCAAGGGCGACTACTTCATCTATGGCAAGGACAAAGGCGGCGACGAGTTCTACCAGGTCTACCGCTACGACCTGGCCAGCGGCGAGTCCACTTTGCTGACCGACGGCAAGTCGCGCAACACCGGCGGAGTCTTCTCCTACAAAGGTGACCGCATCGCCTACGGTTCGACACGCCGCACCGGTAATGACGTAGACATTTGGGTCGTCGAGCCCCTGAACCCCAAGTCCGACCGCCTGCTCTGCGAATTGAAGGGTGGAGGCTGGGCGGCGGTGAGCTGGTCGCCGGATGACAAGAAGGTCCTCATCATGGAAGAGATTTCGGCCAACGAGAGCTACCTTTGGCTGGCGGACTCGGCGAACTGCGAGAAGAAGCTGCTCACCCCCAAGGGCGGCAAGGAGAAGATCGCCTATGGCGATGCCGCCATCAGCCGCGACGGCAAGGGCGTGTACGTCACGACCGACAAGGATTCCGAGTTCCAGCGCCTTGCCTATATCGACCTGGCCACCGGCCGGCACACCTTCCTCACCACCCACCTCAACTTCGACGTGGACGACTTCGCCCAGAGCTGGGATGGCAGCACCATCGCCTTCGTCACCAACGAGAACGGCATGGGCGTCCTGCACCTGATGAATGCGCGTACCGGCAAGGAGATTGCCGCACCCAAGCTGCCCGTCGGCTTGGTCGGCAGCCTGCGCTGGCACAAGAACAACCGCGATCTCATGCTGTCCATGAACAACAGCCGCTCGACCTCGGACGCTTATTCCATCGACGTGAAGACCGGCAAGCTCGAGCGCTGGACCTACAGCGAGACCGGCGGCCTGAACACCGCCAATTACTCCGAGCCCCAACTCATCAAGTGGAAGAGCTTCGACGGCAAGGAGATCACCGGGTTCCTCTATAGGCCGGCGGCGAAGTTCACCGGCAAGCGCCCCGTGATGGTGGATATCCACGGCGGCCCCGAGGGCGAATTCCGTCCCGGCTTCCTCGGCCGCAACAACTACTACCTGAACGAGATGGGGGTCGCCCTCATCTTCCCCAACGTGCGCGGCTCGAGCGGGTTCGGCAAGACCTTCCTCACGCTCGACAACGGGTACCTGCGCGAGGACACCTATAAGGACATCGACGCGCTGCTGGACTGGATCAAGCAGCAGCCCGACCTGGACGCCGACCGCATCATGGTCACCGGCGGCAGCTATGGCGGGCACATGACCCTGGCGGTCTCCACCTTCTACAGCCCCAAGATCCGCTGCTCGGTGGACATCGTCGGCATCTCCAACCTGGCCACCTTCCTGCAGAACACCTCGGGATACCGCCAGGACCTGCGGCGGGTGGAGTACGGCGACGAGCGCGACCCCAAGATGCGCGCGTTCCTGGAACGGATCGCGCCTCTGAACAACGCGGAGAAGATCAAGAAGCCGATGTTCGTCATCCAGGGCTACAACGATCCCCGCGTCCCCCGCAGCGAGGCCGAGCAGATCGTCAACACGCTGAAAAAGACCGGCACCCCGGTGTGGTACCTCATGGCCAAGGATGAAGGCCACGGCTTCCAGAAGAAAAAGAACCGCGACTTTCAGTTCTATTCCACGGTGCTGTTCATGCAGGAGTACCTGCTGAAGTAAGGACCGGGCAGCAGGCCAGGGGCGCGGCGCGAGTCGCGCCCCTCTTCTATAATCCCCCCATGGACGAGCAGGAATTCCGGCGCAGGGCCGACGCCGCCCTGGAATCGTTGAAGCGCAGCCTGGTAGCGGCCGAAGAGCAGGCTGATATCGAGGTCGAGGACCAGGCGGGCGCCCTCCACATCTCTTTCGAAGAACCGCCGGCCCGGTTCGTCATCTCGCCGCAAGCGGCGACCGGCCAGATCTGGATCTCGGCCCTCTCCACCAGCTTCAAGCTCGACTGGTCCGACGCCGCCAAAGAGTTCGTGCTGGCCAAGACGGGCGAGCGCCTCAAACCGCTGGTCGGACGGCTGATCAATGAGCAATTAGGCGAACAGGCGGTCACCCTCGCCTGAAGCTGGCGCAGCGGATCAAGAGAAATGCCTGCAGTCCCGCAGGCTGAGTCCGGTTACTTATTCGGATTGTTGCTCGTGGAAGAGGAAGCTGCCGGCGCGGCTGGCGCCGCATCCTTACCGCCAACCGTGACGCCGATGGCGACGCTGGCCACCGCCACGCCCAGCCCGATGAGAAGATTGCGCAGAAGATGCGAGCCGCCGGACCCTGCCGCACTGGTGTTTTCCGTCGTGGTATCCGAGATGCTGGCCTGCTGCACGACCGGCGGCGTGGTCTGCGGACTGCCCACCCCGTGACTGGAGACCTCCAGCATCTGTCCGGCCTGAAGCGTCGCCTGTTGTCCTGCGGCGGCACCCAGCCCGCTCACGACGACAGTGCCGCTATACACCACGACCGTGCTGACCTTCGTCTCAGGATTGAAGAAGATCGAGAAATCTGTGCCGATGACGCCCGCGACTGCGTTCGGGGTCCGCACCTCGTACTTTCCGTCGGGCTTGGTGATGGCTACCACCCGGCTGCGCAGCTTGCCGTAGTCGAGCTCCACCTGGGTCTGCTGGACGCTGGCGTCGTGCTGCGTGATCTTGAGCTGGCTGTTGGAACCTACGCTGAGGATCGAACCGTCGGTCAATCCGATGCGGGCACGGCCCGATTTCTCCGTTTGGATAAGGTCATTCCAATGGACGTCGTCTTTGAATTTCGCGGGGGTATTGTTGCGTGACGCGATCGGGATCAGGGAGGTGATCTGGCCGGCAGGCTGCGCCGACCCGCCTGCCTGGGCGAAGACATGAAGCGGCGAGAGCAGGTAACAGAGGAACAGCGCCAGAGCCTTCATTACGATGCCGGGGCTGGTCCGCTTCATATGGCCGCTTCCGTACTTCTACCTGGATATTCTGGATTTCGAAACCCCGCTCGTCAAGTACTTTGCCCACTGCTCCTGGGTTTTCACGGGTTACCAGATGGCATGGTCGGCCGGCCAAGCTTGCGGGTTACGTCGGCCGCTATCTGCCGCCCGTGGAACCGTCCGTTCTCGATGAAGATCTCGCTGGTGCGGGAGCCGGCGATCACCACCCCCGCCAGGTAGAGGCCGGGCACGTTGCTTTCCAGCGTCTGGGGATCGCAATCGGGGCGGCAGTCATTGGCCGTGATCCTCACTCCCAGGCGGCGCAGGAAGTCGAAGTCCGGGTGATAGCCGGTCAGGGCGAACACGAAATCGGCCTTGAGCGTGGCCTCCCCCTCCGGCGTCTGGATGCGCACCCTGTCCGGCCGGATCTCCAACACATGGCTGCTGAAAAAG comes from the Terriglobales bacterium genome and includes:
- a CDS encoding single-stranded DNA-binding protein, which encodes MPKSVNKVILVGHLGKDPEVKYTPSGTAVAKFSLATNERYKDKEGNWQDRTEWHNIVAWQRTAEIAGEYLKKGRQVYIEGRLQTRSWDDKESGQKKYMTEIVAQDLVLLGGGGGGGRGEGEEGGGGRSRSASAGMDQRPQQEEAHQGTGITDEDIPF
- the cyaY gene encoding iron donor protein CyaY, encoding MDEQEFRRRADAALESLKRSLVAAEEQADIEVEDQAGALHISFEEPPARFVISPQAATGQIWISALSTSFKLDWSDAAKEFVLAKTGERLKPLVGRLINEQLGEQAVTLA
- a CDS encoding FecR family protein, which produces MKRTSPGIVMKALALFLCYLLSPLHVFAQAGGSAQPAGQITSLIPIASRNNTPAKFKDDVHWNDLIQTEKSGRARIGLTDGSILSVGSNSQLKITQHDASVQQTQVELDYGKLRSRVVAITKPDGKYEVRTPNAVAGVIGTDFSIFFNPETKVSTVVVYSGTVVVSGLGAAAGQQATLQAGQMLEVSSHGVGSPQTTPPVVQQASISDTTTENTSAAGSGGSHLLRNLLIGLGVAVASVAIGVTVGGKDAAPAAPAASSSTSNNPNK
- a CDS encoding prolyl oligopeptidase family serine peptidase — its product is MTRTLRCLSLILLLSTLSFSADKPAAPVLRPADNLVVNGVPDVPQSIAEQVGRYSEFRGAAPTSWHPLRREMIIATRFADTSQAHLVKMPGGARTQLTFFPENVFGGRFEPTKGDYFIYGKDKGGDEFYQVYRYDLASGESTLLTDGKSRNTGGVFSYKGDRIAYGSTRRTGNDVDIWVVEPLNPKSDRLLCELKGGGWAAVSWSPDDKKVLIMEEISANESYLWLADSANCEKKLLTPKGGKEKIAYGDAAISRDGKGVYVTTDKDSEFQRLAYIDLATGRHTFLTTHLNFDVDDFAQSWDGSTIAFVTNENGMGVLHLMNARTGKEIAAPKLPVGLVGSLRWHKNNRDLMLSMNNSRSTSDAYSIDVKTGKLERWTYSETGGLNTANYSEPQLIKWKSFDGKEITGFLYRPAAKFTGKRPVMVDIHGGPEGEFRPGFLGRNNYYLNEMGVALIFPNVRGSSGFGKTFLTLDNGYLREDTYKDIDALLDWIKQQPDLDADRIMVTGGSYGGHMTLAVSTFYSPKIRCSVDIVGISNLATFLQNTSGYRQDLRRVEYGDERDPKMRAFLERIAPLNNAEKIKKPMFVIQGYNDPRVPRSEAEQIVNTLKKTGTPVWYLMAKDEGHGFQKKKNRDFQFYSTVLFMQEYLLK